The following coding sequences are from one Shumkonia mesophila window:
- the rho gene encoding transcription termination factor Rho, producing MNLKELKSQSPTELLAFAEELEIENASSLRKQDMMFAILKQLATNNVSIYGDGVLEVLPDGFGFLRSPEANYLPGPDDIYVSPSQVRRFGLRTGDTVEGEIRAPKDGERYFALLKVNDINFEDPQAVRHRINFDNLTPLYPDRRLSMEIDSPKITDPTLRVVDLITPIGKGQRALIVAPPRTGKTVMLQNIAHAVAENHPECYLIVLLIDERPEEVTDMARSVKGEVVSSTFDEPATRHVQVAEMVIAKAKRLVEHKRDVVILLDSITRLARAYNTVVPSSGKVLTGGVDSNALQRPKRFFGAARNIEEGGSLTIIATALIDTGSRMDEVIFEEFKGTGNSEIILDRKLTDKRTWPSIDITRSGTRKEELLVDKGTLSKMWVLRRILMPMGVVDAMEFLLKKLKETKNNPDFFDSMNT from the coding sequence ATGAATCTCAAGGAACTGAAATCCCAATCCCCGACCGAGCTTCTCGCTTTTGCCGAGGAGCTGGAAATCGAGAACGCCAGTTCGCTGCGCAAGCAGGACATGATGTTCGCCATCCTCAAGCAACTGGCGACCAACAACGTGTCCATCTACGGCGACGGCGTGCTGGAGGTTCTGCCCGACGGCTTCGGCTTCCTGCGCTCGCCGGAGGCCAACTACCTGCCCGGTCCCGACGACATTTACGTCTCGCCCAGCCAGGTCAGGCGCTTCGGGCTGCGCACCGGCGATACGGTGGAGGGCGAGATCCGCGCGCCGAAGGACGGCGAGCGCTATTTCGCGCTGCTCAAGGTCAACGACATCAATTTCGAGGACCCGCAGGCGGTCCGGCACCGCATCAACTTCGACAACCTGACGCCGCTATATCCGGACCGGCGGTTGTCGATGGAAATCGACAGCCCGAAGATCACCGACCCGACGCTGCGCGTCGTCGACCTGATTACGCCGATCGGCAAGGGCCAGCGGGCGCTGATCGTGGCGCCGCCGCGCACCGGCAAGACGGTGATGCTGCAGAACATCGCCCACGCTGTGGCCGAGAATCACCCGGAATGCTACCTGATCGTGCTGCTCATCGACGAGCGGCCCGAGGAAGTGACCGACATGGCCCGCTCGGTCAAGGGCGAGGTGGTGAGCTCCACCTTCGACGAGCCGGCGACCCGCCACGTCCAGGTGGCCGAGATGGTGATTGCCAAGGCCAAGCGCCTCGTCGAGCACAAGCGCGACGTGGTGATCCTGCTCGATTCCATCACCCGCCTGGCGCGCGCCTATAACACCGTGGTGCCGTCGTCGGGCAAGGTCTTGACCGGCGGCGTCGATTCCAATGCGCTCCAGCGGCCGAAGCGCTTCTTCGGCGCGGCGCGCAACATCGAGGAAGGCGGTTCCCTGACCATCATCGCCACCGCGCTGATCGACACCGGCTCGCGGATGGACGAGGTGATCTTCGAAGAGTTCAAGGGCACCGGCAACTCGGAAATCATCCTCGACCGCAAGCTCACCGACAAGCGCACCTGGCCCTCGATCGACATCACGCGCTCGGGCACCCGCAAGGAGGAGCTGCTGGTCGACAAGGGCACGCTGTCGAAGATGTGGGTGCTGCGCCGCATCCTGATGCCGATGGGCGTCGTCGACGCCATGGAGTTCCTGCTCAAGAAGCTCAAGGAAACCAAGAACAATCCCGATTTCTTCGATTCCATGAATACCTGA
- the hemH gene encoding ferrochelatase: MPKIAVVAFNLGGPDRPEAVEPFLFNLFNDPAIIGLPWPVRPLLAKLISRRRGPVARAIYAKIGGGSPLLPLTREQAAALQAALAGDGEVKVFIAMRYWHPMSDETALAVKDFAPDEIVLLPLYPQYSTTTTASSVMDWERAARAIGLDVPTRAVCCYPTEPGFVAAEAELVAAAVDRASRAGRPRVLFSAHGLPKRVIEGGDPYKWQVERSAAAVVAAMGRDDFEWRVSFQSRVGPLEWIGPATDAEIERAGHEGKPLVVVPIAFVSEHSETLVELDIEYGELAHKAGVPAYERVPAVGTHPLFIDGLARLVRAARAGGCATISQDGRRICPGDRGRCGHAG, translated from the coding sequence ATGCCGAAGATTGCCGTCGTCGCGTTCAATCTGGGCGGCCCGGACCGGCCGGAAGCGGTCGAGCCGTTCCTGTTCAACCTCTTCAACGATCCCGCCATCATCGGCCTGCCGTGGCCGGTTCGCCCGCTGCTGGCCAAGCTGATTTCCCGCCGGCGGGGCCCGGTGGCGCGCGCCATCTACGCCAAGATCGGCGGCGGCTCGCCGCTGCTGCCGCTGACCCGCGAGCAGGCGGCGGCGCTTCAAGCCGCGCTGGCCGGCGACGGCGAGGTCAAGGTGTTCATCGCCATGCGCTATTGGCACCCGATGAGCGACGAAACGGCCTTGGCGGTCAAGGATTTCGCCCCCGACGAGATCGTCCTGCTGCCGCTCTATCCCCAGTATTCGACCACCACCACGGCGTCCTCGGTCATGGACTGGGAACGCGCCGCCAGGGCGATCGGCCTCGACGTGCCGACGCGGGCCGTCTGCTGCTACCCGACGGAGCCCGGTTTCGTCGCCGCCGAGGCCGAACTGGTGGCTGCCGCTGTGGACCGGGCGTCCCGGGCCGGGCGGCCGCGCGTGCTGTTTTCCGCCCACGGGTTGCCCAAGCGGGTGATCGAGGGCGGCGATCCCTACAAATGGCAGGTCGAACGGTCGGCGGCGGCGGTGGTGGCCGCGATGGGCCGCGACGACTTCGAATGGCGGGTGTCCTTCCAGAGCCGGGTGGGGCCGCTGGAATGGATCGGCCCGGCCACCGATGCCGAGATCGAGCGGGCGGGGCACGAGGGGAAACCCCTGGTGGTGGTGCCCATCGCCTTCGTTTCCGAGCATTCCGAGACTTTGGTCGAACTCGATATCGAGTACGGCGAACTGGCCCACAAGGCAGGCGTGCCGGCCTACGAACGGGTGCCGGCGGTGGGCACCCATCCCCTTTTCATCGACGGCCTGGCCCGTCTGGTTCGCGCCGCTAGGGCTGGCGGCTGCGCCACCATTTCGCAGGATGGCCGGCGGATCTGCCCCGGCGATCGCGGGCGGTGCGGCCATGCGGGATAG